A region from the Gavia stellata isolate bGavSte3 chromosome 2, bGavSte3.hap2, whole genome shotgun sequence genome encodes:
- the IBTK gene encoding inhibitor of Bruton tyrosine kinase isoform X3, with amino-acid sequence MSSLMPDCTAKCRSLQHALDVISVVTRGSEGQIKAFLSSYCYNAATIKDAFGRNVIHLASSCGKKGVLDWLAETKGVDLLAKDKESGWTALHRSIFYGYIDCVLSLLKHGVSLYIQDKEGLSALDLVMKDRPIHVVFKKTDPMEVYTWGNNINFTLGHGGQQGKHHPELVDLFPRNGVYIKQVVLCKFHSVFLSHKGQVYTCGHGQGGRLGHGDEQTCLVPRLVEGLAGHQCSQIAAAKDHTVVLTEDGYVYTFGLNAFHQLGILPPPPNCNVPRQVQAKNLKGRMVIGVAAGRFHTVLWTKEAVYTMGLNGGQLGYLLDPNGEKCVTAPRQVSALHHKDTSVSLVSASDGATVCVTERGDIYLLADYQCKKMASKQLNLKKVLVNGGCLEYKVDTQHLKENGGQKICILALDEAGRVFCWKSSNNSMKQCRWVYGRQVFMSDVALNKNEIMFVTQDGEAFTGKWLEEVKKISEKKELVSSLQNSSCDVSCEHDANSVYERIRLQKLTFVHRAVSIATDPNGCNFAVLQSDPKTSLYEIPSVSLSNFGEDFGKLLDETDEMDSIHDVTFQIGTRTYPVHKYILAVRSDFFKKLFVSSDNQLDTPDVYRKDEDAVGCDLYVIEKVHPDLFAYLLQFIYTDTCDLLTHGYKPKILHKGKSEEYQDTLISNLSKMSFDENVNGKSAFEIYRNNQVQVMNEKQKSKSKKGKVVGEEANLIKMLQSAAKKFGLSNLSGRLDGVRLENGKINVVNKKNGNKPKLNLKKCSYLCDVTLKSLDGKEFPCHKCVLCARLDYFHSMLSSSWIEASCCSALEMPIHSDILQIIVDYLYTDEALAIKDSQNVEFICNVLVVADQLLISRLKEICEVAIAEKLTLKNAAELLEFSAMYNAEQLKLSCLQFIGLNMAALLEARTLDVLSDEVVKDLSVYYRKMIPAMVRRVITPYPDGPDISSFEPEDGDNFFFLREEMNTEQNSQEALFKRAKTKAKKKSRKRSDSSGGYNLSDIIQSPASTELLTSDSEGSYAGVGSPRDLQSPDFTKGFHPERAEMKDKAYSQGMKPSQPNKEMKSYKRSSALMQSVPQSIPSAKNNSASSSNWVATSFSPASPPAMDLRTIMEIEESMQKCGTMPKANSGRMASHGIKLSQKQRKMIALAAKDNGSVTSSTEPTTLITTPPPPTKVAKLGNAWSLSLHSALPKSFRDLVMEEEKCMSANNSSGTGTKRAGYKGTEDSSVQNTIRCTTRSSPGLEDHVLDSTQPESHNPWLAASPTSSPVIAPVMFSAIVEEELQQEAALIRSREKPLALIQIEECAIQDLLIHYEAFDNPDEFVTVERAPQGPIAAPMWNKH; translated from the exons CATGGCGTTAGTCTGTATATTCAGGATAAAGAAGGCTTATCAGCCCTGGATCTTGTGATGAAAGACAGGCCAATCCATGTGGTCTTCAAGAAAACCG ATCCCATGGAAGTCTACACCTGGGGAAACAACATAAATTTTACTCTGGGTCACGGTGGTCAACAGGGTAAACATCATCCTGAATTGGTGGACCTTTTTCCTCGGAATGGCGTGTATATCAAACAG gtggTACTGTGCAAATTCCACTCTGTGTTCCTTTCCCACAAAGGTCAAGTTTATACATGTGGACATGGACAAGGAGGACGCTTGGGTCATGGTGATGAACAAACATGCCTG gtTCCAAGACTTGTGGAAGGCTTAGCTGGCCACCAGTGCTCCCAGATAGCTGCAGCTAAGGATCATACTGTCGTTTTAACAGAAGATGGATATGTTTACACGTTTGGTTTAAATGCTTTCCATCAATTGGgtattcttcctcctcctcctaatTGCAATGTTCCTAGACAG GTTCAGgcaaaaaacctgaaaggtAGAATGGTGATTGGAGTGGCTGCAGGCAGATTCCATACAGTGCTATGGACTAAGGAAGCAGTGTATACCATGGGGCTGAATGGCGGCCAACTAG GTTATTTGCTGGATCCTAATGGAGAAAAATGTGTGACTGCACCTCGCCAAGTTTCTGCTCTACACCATAAAGATACCTCTGTATCCTTGGTCTCTGCAAGCGATGGTGCTACAGTATGTGTTACTGAAAGAGGAGATATTTATTTACTTGCAGACTATCAGTGCAAAAAGATGGCTTCAAA ACAGCTGAACCTTAAAAAAGTTCTTGTTAATGGGGGATGTTTGGAATATAAGGTAGATACCCAGCATCTTAAAGAAAATGGGGGTCAGAAAATTTGCATTCTAGCACTGGATGAAGCTGGAAGA GTGTTTTGCTGGAAGTCATCTAACAACTCGATGAAGCAGTGTCGTTGGGTGTATGGCCGGCAAGTCTTCATGTCTGATGTTGCCTTAAATAAGAACGAAATAATGTTTGTCACACAGGATGGTGAAGCCTTTACAGGGAAGTGGCtggaagaagtgaaaaaaatctcGGAAAAGAAAG AACTTGTATCGAGCCTTCAGAATTCTTCATGTGATGTGTCTTGTGAACATGATGCAAACAGTGTGTATGAAAGAATTCGACTTCAGAAGCTTACTTTTGTTCACCGAGCCGTTAGTATTGCCACCGATCCTAATGGTTGCAATTTTGCTGTTTTACAGTCAGATCCTAAAACAAG TCTCTATGAAATTCCAAGTGTGTCATTATCAAATTTTGGAGAAGATTTTGGCAAACTGTTAGATGAAACAGATGAAATGGACAGCATCCATGATGTGACCTTTCAGATTGGCACAAGAACTTACCCTGTGCACAAATACATCTTGGCTGTACGCTCTGACTTCTTCAAGAAGCTGTTTGTTTCCAGTGACAACCAGCTAGACACTCCAGACGTCTACCGTAAAGATGAAGATGCTGTTGGATGTGATCTTTATGTAATAGAGAAAGTTCATCCAGATCTGTTCGCATACCTTCTGCAGTTCATATACACTGATACTTGTGATCTTTTGACTCATGGTTATAAACCAAAAATCCTGCATAAAGGAAAATCGGAAGAATATCAAGATACTTTAATTTCTAACCTGAGCAAAATGAGTTTTGATGAAAATGTTAATGGGAAGTCTGCATTTGAAATTTATAGAAATAATCAAGTGCAAGTTAtgaatgaaaaacagaagagcaaatctaaaaaaggcaaagttGTTGGTGAAGAAGCTAACCTCATAAAAATGTTGCAAAGTGCTGCAAAGAAGTTTGGACTCAGCAATTTAAGTGGAAG GTTGGATGGAGTCAGgttagaaaatggaaaaattaatgtTGTCAACAAGAAGAATGGGAACAAACCAAAGTTAAATCTGAAGAAATg TTCATACCTCTGCGATGTGACCCTGAAATCTTTAGATGGAAAGGAATTCCCGTGTCATAAGTGTGTACTTTGTGCAAGACTtg ATTATTTTCACAGCATGTTAAGCAGCTCATGGATTGAG GCTTCCTGTTGTTCAGCTCTGGAAATGCCAATCCATTCTGACATACTACAGATAATTGTAGATTACCTGTATACAGATGAAGCTCTTGCGATAAAAG acTCTCAAAATGTGGAATTCATATGTAATGTTCTTGTGGTAGCAGACCAACTTCTTATATCCAGACTCAAAGAAATCTGTGAAGTAGCCATTGCAGAAAAAC ttACGTTAAAGAATGCTGCCGAGCTGTTGGAGTTCTCAGCAATGTATAATGCTGAACAGTTAAAACTGTCCTGCTTGCAGTTCATAGGACTCAATATGGCAGCTTTGCTTGAAGCAAG gacTCTGGATGTCTTAAGTGATGAAGTTGTAAAGGATCTTTCTGTTTATTACAGGAAAATG ATTCCGGCTATGGTCAGGAGAGTAATTACTCCATATCCAGATGGACCTGACATAAGTTCTTTTGAGCCTGAAGATGGagataactttttctttttaagggaaGAAATGAATACAGAACAAAATTCGCA ggAAGCCCTTTTCAAAAGAGCAAAAACTAAGGCAAAAAAGAAGTCACGAAAACGGTCTGACAGCTCTGGAGGATATAATCTATCAGATATTATCCAGAGTCCAGCCTCTACAG AACTCTTAACATCTGACTCTGAAGGTAGTTACGCAGGAGTGGGTAGCCCCAGAGACTTGCAGTCCCCTGACTTCACAAAAGGATTTCATCCAGAGAGGGCTGAG aTGAAGGACAAAGCATACAGTCAGGGTATGAAACCCTCTCAACCTAACAAGGAGATGAAGTCATACAAGAGATCATCAGCATTGATGCAGTCTGTCCCACAGTCCATTCCCAGTGCCAAAAACAACTCTGCAAGCTCTTCCAATTGGGTAGCAACCAGTTTCAG ccctgccagccctcctgctATGGATCTAAGAACCATCATGGAAATTGAAGAAAGTATGCAGAAATGTGGAACCATGCCAAAGGCAAATTCAGG CAGAATGGCGTCTCATGGAATCAAGCTTTctcagaagcaaaggaaaatgattGCCCTGGCAGCAAAAGATAATGGATCAGTAACTAGCAGCACGGAGCCTACTACTCTAATAACCACACCACCCCCACCTACGAAAGTTGCAAAACTAGGGAATGCATG gTCATTGTCATTACATTCTGCTTTGCCAAAGTCATTCCGTGATCTtgtaatggaagaagaaaaatgtatgagTGCAAATAATTCATCTGGTACTGGTACCAAAAGAGCTGGTTATAAAGGAACTGAGGATTCATCAGTCCAAAACACCATAAG GTGCACCACTAGAAGTAGCCCAGGTCTGGAAGACCATGTTTTGGATTCTACACAGCCAGAGAGTCATAA TCCTTGGTTAGCAGCATCACCAACTAGCTCTCCTGTGATAGCACCTGTCATGTTTTCAGCTATTGTAGAAGAAGAGCTCCAGCAAGAAGCTGCTCTTATTAGGAGCAGAGAAAAACCTTTGGCTTTGATCCAG attgAGGAGTGTGCTATTCAAGATTTACTAATTCACTATGAAGCTTTTGACAACCCTGATGAATTTGTGACTGTTGAAAGGGCTCCTCAGGGACCTATAGCAGCACCTATGTGGAACAAGCACTGA